The genomic window TTTGATTCTATCAAATAACTTTTTATTCTTACCGAAAACATAGATTACACCTGTGCAGATATTTTAAAATGATAATCCATCAAAAAAGTGCCCTGTTCCAAGGGGGGTAGTTTACCAGAATCATAGTAGTCACCGGCTTCAACACTGAAAAAGCCAGCATTTTGAACCCAATCTGCCACTTCTCCGTTTATGGTGCAATAAATTGTAAAACTATAAGTTCCTGGCACAAGTGGTAATCTTATTATATTCAACTCAAAATATGTTTCATCTGACTTAACGATTTCGAACGTCTCGTTTTGGATCGCGTTACCAAGAACTGTAATTCTTCCTGCCAAATAATCATCAATGCCTATTGCAATACTAACGTTCTTTAAATCTCCATTTATTCTATTTTCAAAATTAAATATTAATTTAACATTTTGTCCACTGTAAAGAGCATTAATGGAATCTCCTTTTTCATTTTTAAAAAGAACAGAGGTAAATCGGATTATGCCCGTACCATGCCTATCTTTTCTTTTTAACAGAGCTACATTAGAGGATGATTCTAAGCGGAATAGATATTTTTCAATAACAGTCCCTGCTTTCTCATTTACAATAACTTGACCTTTATCCAACATAATAGCTGTACCGCATAGATTCTGAATTGCCAGCATATTATGGCTCACAAACAGCACCGTCCGGCCTTCTTTTGCGGACACATCCCCCATCTTCCCCAAACACTTCTTCTGGAACTGGGCATCGCCCACGGCCAACACCTCATCAACGATGAGGATCTCCGGCTCGAGGTGGGCGGCAACGGCAAAAGCCAAACGAACATACATTCCCGAAGAGTATCTTTTAACCGGAGTATCGAGAAACTTCTCAACTTCTGCAAAGGCAACAATCTCGTCAAACTTTTTTTTAATTTCCGCCTTGCTCATTCCGAGGACAGCGCCGTTCAGGAATATGTTTTCCCGTCCGGTTAATTCAGGATGAAATCCGGTGCCAACCTCAAGCAGGCTTGCTACCCTGCCTTTTATGGTAACCCGTCCGGTTGTTGGCTCGGTAATCCGGCTTAATATCTTCAGCAGCGTCGTTTTCCCGGCGCCGTTGCGACCAATAATCCCGACCCGGTCTCCCTGGTTAATCTCAAACGATACCTCTTTCAAAGCCCAGAACTCTTCATGTGTGGGATCGGCGAAATGTGAGCGGTGAAAGGTAAAAGGTGAAACGATTTTTTCCTTAATACCTCTGAACTTATCACTAATCACATCCCGCAAAGCTGTATAGCGTTCCTGTTTTTGATGGGAAAGGATATATTTCTTGCTTAAATTTTCAACCTTGATTACCGTATTGCTCACAATTTTTGTTAAATATGAAAATTTATTGAAAAAAGTGAAATGTGAAATGTTAACACATACAACAAAGATCAACTTATTGACCTTGACAGGCCGTATATCATTTTAGAAATCAGGGTTGCTTTGTTCATAAGTTCATGTATAGGAATTTCAATGTAAGATTGTAGGATGGGGGTTTATCCTCCGCCATTGGCCGACCGCAAGGGTCGGCGCTACAAACAAAGAAAAAACCGTTGGTTTTGCAAAACCAAACCTAATTCAATCACTCTCTTAATAGTTCAATTCCCGCATGTTTAATTTCATGCACTATGGGAGTTAGTTCATCCTTAAATTCTTCCTTTGAAAAACATATGGGTTCTATAGCTGGATTAAACGCCTGGGCCTCATGAAAGACCTCAAAAGCTTCATCAAATAAACCGGACTGGTCAAGGTGGTCAAAAACAAGAGCCATATCTATATCGCTTGAAGCACTGGCAGTCCCTTTGGCATAAGAACCAAAAAGAT from Candidatus Brocadia sp. includes these protein-coding regions:
- a CDS encoding ABC transporter ATP-binding protein, giving the protein MSNTVIKVENLSKKYILSHQKQERYTALRDVISDKFRGIKEKIVSPFTFHRSHFADPTHEEFWALKEVSFEINQGDRVGIIGRNGAGKTTLLKILSRITEPTTGRVTIKGRVASLLEVGTGFHPELTGRENIFLNGAVLGMSKAEIKKKFDEIVAFAEVEKFLDTPVKRYSSGMYVRLAFAVAAHLEPEILIVDEVLAVGDAQFQKKCLGKMGDVSAKEGRTVLFVSHNMLAIQNLCGTAIMLDKGQVIVNEKAGTVIEKYLFRLESSSNVALLKRKDRHGTGIIRFTSVLFKNEKGDSINALYSGQNVKLIFNFENRINGDLKNVSIAIGIDDYLAGRITVLGNAIQNETFEIVKSDETYFELNIIRLPLVPGTYSFTIYCTINGEVADWVQNAGFFSVEAGDYYDSGKLPPLEQGTFLMDYHFKISAQV
- a CDS encoding nucleotidyltransferase domain-containing protein; the protein is MVYTKDQINRIIDEFLQKIRSRHSLKQAYLFGSYAKGTASASSDIDMALVFDHLDQSGLFDEAFEVFHEAQAFNPAIEPICFSKEEFKDELTPIVHEIKHAGIELLRE